The Terriglobia bacterium genome has a window encoding:
- a CDS encoding TMEM14 family protein, whose amino-acid sequence MALGRVVLLVYAALMLLGGIAGYAKAGSRPSLIAGTASAILLLVAWRLSTTNPPMGYWAGTALALVLSGMFVVRLARTGKVMPSGALLALSLVAAGLLAVAALGASKST is encoded by the coding sequence ATGGCGCTCGGACGAGTGGTTCTCCTGGTCTACGCGGCGCTCATGCTGCTGGGCGGGATCGCCGGGTACGCGAAGGCGGGCTCCAGGCCGTCGCTTATCGCCGGCACGGCGAGCGCGATCCTGCTCCTGGTGGCTTGGCGGCTCTCCACCACGAACCCTCCGATGGGATACTGGGCCGGGACCGCCCTGGCGCTCGTGCTGTCCGGGATGTTCGTCGTGAGGCTCGCTCGCACGGGGAAGGTCATGCCTTCGGGGGCCCTCCTGGCGCTCAGCCTCGTCGCGGCCGGCCTCCTAGCGGTGGCCGCGCTCGGCGCCTCGAAGAGCACCTAG
- a CDS encoding FAD-binding oxidoreductase translates to MSAVEIMTLERTATSLDAAAVDSLRGSLRGQLVLKGDPGYDEARAIWNAMIDHRPALIVRCRGTSDVMRAVKFAADRSLLLSVRGGGHNIAGSAICEGGMVVDLSLMRSVRVDAKARRAWVEGGATLADFDHEAQAFGLATPLGINSTTGVAGLTLGGGFGWFSRKAGMTCDNLLSVDIVTADGGLLRASAGENPDLFWALCGGSGNFGVVTGFEFQLHPLGPQVYSGLVVYPIDQAKKVLTAYREWLPSLPDEATVWVVARKAPPLPFLPPAVHGREIVAFAVFYAGDPAKGEKILSKAQSLGTPVGAHLGAQPYTSWQQAFDPLLTPGARNYWKSHNFASLADGAIDALIDSVHRLPSPHCEIFFGCIGGQTMRVKPDATAYPHRDTLFAVNVHGRWETAEEDGKGIAWARDFFEKTKPFATGGVYVNFMTADETARVHSAYGTNYERLATIKRKYDPRNLFRTNQNIAPA, encoded by the coding sequence ATGTCCGCTGTCGAAATCATGACCCTCGAGCGCACGGCGACGTCTCTGGACGCGGCCGCCGTCGATTCGCTGCGTGGATCGTTGCGTGGCCAGCTCGTGCTGAAAGGAGACCCCGGCTACGACGAGGCGCGCGCGATCTGGAACGCCATGATCGACCACCGCCCTGCGCTCATCGTTCGTTGCCGCGGGACCTCGGACGTCATGCGCGCCGTCAAATTCGCCGCCGATCGTTCCCTGCTGCTGTCCGTCCGAGGGGGCGGGCACAACATCGCGGGCAGCGCGATCTGCGAGGGCGGGATGGTCGTCGATCTCTCGCTCATGAGGTCGGTACGGGTGGACGCGAAGGCCCGCCGCGCCTGGGTCGAAGGAGGCGCAACCCTGGCCGACTTCGACCACGAGGCGCAGGCCTTCGGGCTGGCCACGCCGCTCGGTATCAACTCGACGACGGGCGTCGCGGGACTCACCCTCGGCGGTGGGTTCGGTTGGTTCTCGCGCAAGGCCGGCATGACCTGCGACAACCTCCTCTCCGTCGACATCGTCACCGCCGACGGCGGTCTCCTTCGCGCGAGCGCCGGCGAGAACCCCGACCTCTTCTGGGCGCTGTGCGGAGGCAGCGGCAACTTCGGTGTCGTGACCGGCTTCGAGTTCCAGCTCCACCCGCTCGGGCCTCAGGTGTACTCGGGCCTGGTCGTGTACCCGATCGACCAAGCGAAGAAGGTGCTCACCGCCTACCGCGAGTGGCTGCCGAGCCTGCCTGACGAGGCGACCGTGTGGGTGGTGGCGCGCAAGGCGCCCCCGCTGCCGTTCCTGCCCCCCGCCGTGCATGGCAGGGAGATCGTCGCGTTCGCCGTCTTCTACGCCGGTGATCCGGCCAAGGGCGAGAAGATCCTGTCGAAGGCCCAATCCCTGGGGACACCGGTCGGGGCCCACCTCGGCGCCCAGCCTTACACGTCGTGGCAGCAGGCGTTCGATCCCCTGCTCACGCCGGGCGCCCGCAACTACTGGAAGTCGCACAACTTCGCCTCCCTCGCCGACGGCGCGATCGACGCCCTGATCGACTCGGTGCACCGCCTGCCGTCGCCCCACTGCGAGATCTTCTTCGGGTGCATCGGGGGGCAGACGATGCGGGTCAAGCCGGACGCCACGGCGTACCCGCACCGGGATACGCTGTTTGCCGTGAACGTTCATGGCCGCTGGGAAACGGCGGAAGAGGACGGCAAGGGGATCGCCTGGGCGCGCGACTTCTTCGAGAAGACGAAGCCGTTCGCGACGGGGGGCGTCTACGTGAACTTCATGACCGCGGACGAGACGGCGCGCGTGCACTCGGCGTACGGGACCAATTACGAGCGGCTGGCGACGATCAAGAGGAAGTACGATCCCCGCAACCTGTTCCGCACGAACCAGAATATCGCGCCGGCGTAG
- the leuS gene encoding leucine--tRNA ligase: MPPPARAAQSEEFPVSNVYDPREIEPRWQAHWLEHRTFAVPNPGQAGFDPSRPKHYVLDMFPYPSGAGLHVGHPIGYIGSDIVARRKRMEGCNVLHPMGWDAFGLPAEQYAIQTGKHPKETTRANVANFRRQLRLIGLSYDWDREVNTSDPAYYRWTQWIFTRLFDQGLVYRADVPVWWCEELKTVLANEEVINGRSERGNYPCVRRPLKQWMFRITAYADRLVDDLDLLEWPESVKAMQREWIGRSRGADIVFPLAGASGQALTVFTTRPDTLFGATFMAVAPEHPLLPRIATDDRRAEVEAYVAAAASKSDLERTDLAKEKTGVFTGGYALNPLLDPADPRAKIPVFVADYVLISYGTGAIMAVPGHDQRDFEFATEHGLPIVEVVRPPAGTPGLADGVCFTGDGTAVNSGPIEGLPTPEAKAETIRVLEERRAGSPRTQYRLRDWLFSRQRYWGEPFPLLHLEDGTVVRVPDDRLPVELPEMTDFTPSADGSPPLARAREWLLTTDPASGRPARRDTDTMPGWAGSCWYWLRFMDPGNDAAPFAPEAEKYWGPVDLYIGGVTHAVLHLLYARFWHKVLYDLGVVSTPEPFKRLFNQGLLVAPAYMDATDRLVPVDEVDEVEGKFVRRSTGQEVRQIVATMSKSLRNVVNPDDVIAENGTDAFRLYEMFMAPLADQRSWSSRGILGCRRFLDRSWRLLVDPESTDPIRPGLRSPDGPLEGPALELERSLNRMLKRVDESFVEFNFNTAVAGMMTFVNDASERPGALTRSQAERFVRALSPFAPHVAEELWRRLGHAESIARADWPLPDPAYLEDETFELVVQVLGKVRGKVVARRGAGEDDLKFLARGAVEKWLEGKTIVKAIVVPGRLVNFVVR; the protein is encoded by the coding sequence ATGCCGCCTCCCGCGCGGGCGGCCCAGAGCGAGGAGTTCCCCGTGTCGAACGTCTACGACCCACGCGAGATCGAGCCCCGCTGGCAGGCTCACTGGCTCGAGCACCGCACCTTCGCGGTCCCGAACCCGGGGCAGGCCGGCTTCGATCCCTCGCGGCCGAAGCACTACGTGCTCGACATGTTCCCGTACCCCTCCGGGGCGGGGCTGCACGTCGGTCACCCGATCGGCTACATCGGCAGCGACATCGTCGCGCGCCGGAAGCGGATGGAGGGGTGCAACGTCCTCCACCCGATGGGCTGGGACGCCTTCGGTCTTCCGGCGGAGCAATACGCGATCCAGACCGGCAAGCACCCGAAGGAGACCACCAGGGCGAACGTGGCGAATTTCCGCCGCCAGCTCCGGCTCATCGGACTCTCCTACGACTGGGACCGCGAGGTCAACACCAGCGATCCGGCCTACTACCGGTGGACCCAGTGGATCTTCACGCGCCTTTTCGACCAGGGGCTCGTTTACCGGGCCGACGTCCCCGTCTGGTGGTGCGAGGAGCTGAAGACCGTCCTCGCCAACGAAGAGGTGATCAACGGCCGCTCAGAGCGCGGGAACTACCCCTGCGTCAGGCGTCCGCTCAAGCAGTGGATGTTCCGGATCACGGCGTACGCCGACCGGCTCGTCGATGATCTCGACCTCCTCGAGTGGCCCGAGTCGGTCAAGGCGATGCAGCGGGAGTGGATCGGGCGGTCGCGGGGCGCCGACATCGTGTTCCCCCTGGCGGGAGCGTCGGGCCAGGCCCTCACCGTGTTCACGACGCGCCCCGACACGCTGTTCGGCGCGACGTTCATGGCGGTCGCGCCGGAGCACCCCTTGCTCCCGCGGATCGCGACCGACGACCGCCGCGCGGAGGTGGAAGCGTACGTCGCGGCGGCCGCGTCGAAGTCCGACCTGGAGCGCACCGACCTCGCCAAGGAGAAGACCGGCGTGTTCACCGGGGGATACGCGCTGAACCCGCTGCTCGACCCCGCCGACCCGCGGGCGAAGATCCCGGTGTTCGTCGCGGACTACGTCCTGATCAGCTACGGCACCGGAGCGATCATGGCGGTCCCGGGACACGATCAGCGGGACTTCGAGTTCGCCACCGAGCACGGCCTTCCGATCGTGGAGGTGGTCCGCCCGCCGGCGGGGACGCCGGGACTCGCCGACGGGGTCTGCTTCACGGGCGACGGGACCGCGGTGAACTCCGGCCCGATCGAAGGCCTCCCCACCCCGGAGGCGAAGGCGGAGACGATCCGCGTCCTCGAGGAGCGGCGAGCCGGGAGCCCGAGGACCCAGTACCGGCTCCGGGACTGGCTGTTCAGCCGCCAGCGCTACTGGGGGGAGCCCTTTCCCCTGCTCCACCTCGAGGACGGCACGGTGGTGCGGGTGCCGGACGACCGGCTGCCGGTGGAGCTGCCCGAGATGACCGACTTCACCCCCTCGGCGGACGGCTCGCCGCCGCTCGCGAGGGCGAGGGAGTGGCTTCTGACCACGGACCCCGCGTCCGGTCGGCCGGCGCGCCGCGACACCGACACCATGCCCGGCTGGGCGGGCTCCTGCTGGTACTGGCTCAGGTTCATGGACCCCGGGAACGACGCGGCCCCGTTCGCACCCGAGGCGGAGAAATATTGGGGGCCGGTGGACCTCTACATCGGCGGCGTGACCCACGCGGTGCTGCACCTCCTCTACGCCCGGTTCTGGCACAAGGTCCTCTACGACCTCGGCGTCGTCTCGACCCCCGAGCCCTTCAAGCGGCTGTTCAACCAGGGGCTCCTCGTGGCGCCGGCCTACATGGACGCCACCGACCGGCTCGTTCCCGTGGACGAGGTGGACGAGGTGGAGGGGAAGTTCGTCCGCCGGTCCACGGGGCAGGAGGTCCGGCAGATCGTCGCGACCATGTCGAAGTCGCTGCGCAACGTCGTCAACCCGGACGACGTGATCGCGGAGAACGGCACCGACGCGTTCCGGCTCTACGAGATGTTCATGGCGCCGCTGGCCGATCAGCGTTCCTGGAGCTCCCGCGGGATCCTCGGCTGCCGCAGGTTCCTCGACCGGTCGTGGAGGCTCCTGGTGGACCCGGAGAGCACCGATCCGATTCGGCCGGGCCTGCGCTCGCCGGACGGGCCGCTCGAGGGGCCCGCGCTCGAGCTGGAGCGTTCGCTCAACCGCATGCTGAAGCGCGTGGACGAGTCGTTCGTCGAGTTCAACTTCAACACCGCCGTCGCCGGGATGATGACGTTCGTGAACGACGCCTCGGAACGACCGGGCGCCTTGACCCGGAGCCAGGCCGAGCGCTTCGTGCGGGCGCTCTCCCCGTTCGCGCCGCACGTCGCCGAGGAGCTGTGGCGCCGCTTGGGCCACGCCGAGTCGATCGCCCGAGCCGATTGGCCCCTGCCCGATCCCGCCTACCTCGAGGACGAGACGTTCGAGCTGGTGGTCCAAGTGCTCGGCAAGGTGCGCGGCAAGGTCGTGGCGCGGCGCGGGGCGGGGGAGGACGACCTGAAGTTCCTCGCGCGCGGCGCCGTCGAGAAGTGGCTCGAGGGGAAGACGATCGTCAAGGCGATCGTGGTGCCGGGGCGGCTCGTCAACTTCGTGGTGAGGTGA
- a CDS encoding heavy metal translocating P-type ATPase has translation MNCAACVRHVEKALAATPGVRSASVNLATNRATVTFDPMAVGVADLAASVKTAGYELVLPAPAPPEGTARDPEAAARERETAEARRRFAVAAALGLPVLVLGMAHGALRVRGASFIELALTLPIVLYSGRSYYTRAWAALRHRTVDMNTLIALGTGAALLYSLAATVAPGLVAPGRGASPHAAPPVYFEAVAGIIALVLLGKLLETRARARTSSAIRKLARLQAKSARVIRGGEEIEISLDAVAVGDVVVVRPGERIPVDGEVQEGDSRVDESMLTGESSPVPKGPGASVSGGTMNRTGSFRFRVTRIGKDTVLQQILRMVEEAQGSRAPIQRLADRVAAVFVPAVLLAAALTFLAWFLAAPPETRLAAALVNAVAVLIIACPCAMGLATPTAILVATGRGAEAGILVKGGGALESAGTIDTVVLDKTGTVTLGSPAVTDAIPTEGGGSEDELLRLAASAEAGSEHPVGEAIVAEARRRGLVLSPFSGFDARPGRGIVAYVEGRRLVLGSRRLLDEEGVADGGLLAGAEDLAARGRTPVWVAVDGKPLGLIGVADPVREGAREAIARMKALGLDVVLLTGDHRATAQAVAREVGISTVISEVLPDRKAAEIARLKAEGRKVAMVGDGINDAPALATADLGIAIGTGTDVAIAASDVTLVGADLGGVVRAIRLARRAIATIRQNLFWAFGYNTLGIPIAAGVLYPWTGWLLSPVLASAAMALSSVSVVSNSLRLRKADLGD, from the coding sequence ATGAACTGCGCCGCGTGCGTGCGCCACGTGGAAAAAGCGCTCGCGGCGACACCTGGCGTCCGCTCCGCCAGCGTCAACCTCGCCACGAACCGGGCCACCGTCACCTTCGACCCGATGGCGGTCGGTGTCGCGGACCTCGCGGCTTCGGTCAAGACCGCGGGGTACGAGCTCGTGCTCCCGGCGCCCGCGCCGCCGGAAGGCACGGCGAGGGATCCGGAAGCCGCGGCGCGGGAGCGGGAGACCGCGGAGGCCAGGCGTCGCTTCGCGGTGGCCGCCGCCCTCGGCCTCCCGGTCCTCGTCCTGGGCATGGCCCACGGCGCGCTCCGCGTCCGGGGAGCGAGCTTCATCGAGCTTGCTCTCACCTTGCCGATCGTCCTGTACAGCGGCCGGTCGTACTACACCCGGGCGTGGGCCGCCCTCCGGCACCGCACCGTCGACATGAACACGCTGATCGCCCTGGGCACCGGCGCGGCGCTCCTGTACTCGCTGGCCGCCACGGTCGCCCCGGGACTCGTCGCTCCCGGGCGCGGCGCATCGCCGCACGCCGCCCCGCCGGTCTATTTCGAGGCCGTCGCGGGGATCATCGCGCTCGTCCTCCTCGGCAAGCTCCTCGAGACCCGCGCCCGGGCCCGCACGTCCTCCGCGATCCGGAAGCTCGCTCGCCTCCAGGCGAAGAGCGCGCGGGTGATCCGCGGCGGCGAGGAAATCGAGATCTCGCTGGACGCGGTCGCCGTCGGCGACGTGGTCGTGGTGCGCCCCGGCGAGAGGATTCCCGTGGACGGCGAGGTCCAGGAAGGGGATTCGCGGGTGGACGAGTCCATGCTCACCGGCGAGAGCTCCCCGGTGCCGAAGGGCCCCGGTGCCTCGGTCTCCGGCGGCACGATGAACCGCACCGGGTCGTTTCGATTCCGCGTGACGCGGATCGGAAAGGACACGGTTCTCCAGCAGATCCTCCGGATGGTCGAGGAGGCCCAGGGCTCGAGGGCGCCGATCCAGCGTCTCGCGGACCGGGTCGCCGCGGTCTTCGTGCCGGCGGTGCTCCTGGCGGCGGCCCTGACCTTTCTCGCGTGGTTCCTCGCGGCGCCTCCCGAGACCCGCCTCGCCGCCGCGCTGGTCAACGCGGTCGCGGTGCTGATCATCGCGTGTCCCTGCGCCATGGGCCTCGCGACCCCCACCGCGATCCTGGTCGCCACCGGTCGGGGGGCCGAGGCAGGGATCCTGGTCAAGGGGGGCGGGGCGCTCGAGTCGGCGGGCACGATCGACACCGTCGTCCTCGACAAAACGGGCACGGTGACCCTCGGCTCTCCCGCGGTGACCGACGCGATCCCCACGGAGGGCGGGGGCTCCGAGGACGAGCTGTTGCGCCTCGCCGCGTCGGCGGAGGCGGGCTCGGAGCACCCGGTGGGCGAGGCGATCGTGGCCGAGGCGCGGCGGCGAGGTCTCGTGCTCTCGCCGTTCTCCGGCTTCGACGCGAGGCCGGGCCGAGGGATCGTGGCGTACGTCGAGGGACGGCGGCTCGTCCTCGGCAGCCGGCGCCTCCTGGACGAGGAGGGCGTCGCGGACGGTGGCCTCCTCGCGGGCGCCGAGGACCTCGCGGCGCGCGGAAGGACGCCGGTTTGGGTCGCGGTCGACGGGAAGCCGCTGGGGCTCATCGGGGTCGCGGATCCGGTGCGCGAAGGGGCGCGCGAGGCGATCGCCCGGATGAAGGCGCTGGGGCTCGACGTCGTGCTGCTCACCGGTGACCATCGGGCGACGGCGCAGGCGGTGGCCCGGGAGGTCGGCATCTCCACGGTGATCTCGGAGGTCCTGCCCGACCGGAAGGCCGCGGAGATCGCGCGGCTCAAGGCAGAGGGGCGCAAGGTCGCCATGGTCGGGGACGGCATCAACGACGCGCCCGCGCTCGCGACCGCCGACCTCGGGATCGCGATCGGCACCGGGACCGACGTGGCGATCGCCGCGTCGGACGTGACGCTGGTGGGCGCGGACCTTGGCGGCGTCGTCCGCGCGATCCGCCTCGCCCGCCGCGCCATCGCGACGATCCGGCAGAACCTCTTCTGGGCGTTCGGCTACAACACCCTGGGAATCCCCATCGCCGCCGGGGTCCTGTACCCCTGGACCGGCTGGCTGCTCTCCCCGGTGCTCGCCTCGGCCGCGATGGCGCTGTCGAGCGTCTCGGTGGTGAGCAACAGCCTGAGATTGCGCAAGGCCGACCTCGGGGACTAG